The sequence aatattccagttttcctttgcccacagttgcacacttgaaacaattccagtaaatatttcagtgctactattcaacgaaaatatttgtcaaatatattttcaattccaatcgtgtgtaaaatataactcagccgcagtaaaaaattcccggtcataaaattttctcttaagatttgcactctttattttttactgtgttccagctgcatgtgtatatttacaaaaacaatctgatacagtccactccaactacttttctcgacctacaaatacggctaaactatttctaaaattaaaaacaaagtgacaatatccacaaatttactccagcaaatcgtttgcaatttagttgtgcaggtgacaaacaaacgcaccgacatacaaacataagcgaagtctttccaattcccgcaacgatattccgctattcgcaccccacatatatacatatgtacagtgtacatacatacgtatatcgccagtgcacagtgggtcaagagctcacaataaatgttccttccaaacatacaatattaaagtccgtaattctttacataagtccgacaatccgatacaataaatatttattgactctgcctatcctacagtgtgaccgtatatatttacaatcttaattggttcctaaattccaatttgattccaatccgtttccttacatctgaattaaaattcgaaattatttaacgtcatggcaacatcagtaaaatccgctttaacccgatttatggccacagctgactgtctgattcactttgaggccactgtgaacgctccaggtgctcctaccccaacgttatccgcctatgaaatccgtcgcgatcacctcaattccttgtggcaaacggtaaaggcagcatacgacatatgctccgactgcattatagctgcaggcgagagcgccgcagacacaaaatccatactaaagtccaagtattaccaaacgtactccacttacgaaatatttgtcgcgcagctgatggaacaaatccaaaagggctcctcccaaatacctcaagctccagtaactccgtccctaaattccacgtcttatggctgtcggctccctcctatcgacacagaggttttctctggcgattatcttcgctggccgactttccgggaccttttcacggcaatatacatagacaatccgagtctaacgcccgttgaaaaattattccatttaaactcaaaaacaagtggcgaagctcactccatagtttcgagatccccactcaccaatgatggctttcgctcagcctggaataacctaactgagcgtttcgaaaataagcgattgcaggtgaacagtcacctgaaaacacttttcaatgtgcattccatagcacaggagtcgggagcagccttaaaggaacttcaacgcacttttcaaggttgcttaacttccttaaaattttccggtgttaatattgagaattgggaccctatcctggtttatatgtgctcgacaaaactaccaaagctcactctctcattatgggagcaatccatccaaaataaagccgaaattcctacgtggcttgagcttgatgcatatttgacggagcgccatctaactcttgaggccgtcggtagcttccgatcttccaatttccaccacgtccagtccaaaaacacaaatcgagaggcagaatttccaaaaataaattccttcaacacaaggttagttccgataaccaaaggctgcgatctgtgttcgaagaagaaccaccccgtgcgtatatgtccacgcttcctacagatgacggtagaagatcgcttagcctatatccaaaggaagcagttgtgctccaattgctttgcaagtagccatcagttccgggattgcacaagcgctcacaactgtctcacttgccaagatcggcatcacacattgctgcatcgaaaccgcggtcctactactccgacgattccatccgaccctccaaggccagtatccgcctcagttccacacatcatttcgtcctattcaacgcaagtttccgtacaaaaagttcctcctaagaatactccatccgaatattgggttccataccccgccttggatggcagacgtactcgaggtattaaatcctaccaatgccgagtctgccaaaagatccatcctctacggaagtgccaccactttctacggctaagcccccagaatcggcttcaggaagtacatatccagaagtactgctccatcactgccacaagtgtggaaaggcccaccacactctcctacatacggacgaccgatctacacttccaacatattcctgagcctactatcctgaggttcttgctacgggtgtcctcgcaagggggggaagaatgttcacgccaaaagggcgtttaatttcaggaggcagtgtcgagcggcagttttatccagatttctatatctcgcgcgctcgcactgccgtccgctctccctctccatctctcccctaagtctccgctctgctctggagcgcttaagttaagttaggcttaagcagttcatgtttcaaagtgtacgaataaacacctacgcacgtcgcgtaaaaaccccaaaagtactcccgtgttttttgggtaccactcaatcttggggcttcaattatttcaccgatcaagccgcaccgccccaacaaaTAGCTACTCCCAGAAGTTCCATCACTTAAAAACACTACTCGTTGATGAGGCTGCCAACTTGGTTCGACACTTGGCAATTACGGACACGGCTTACAACACTGCATGGGAACGTCTTAAAGAAAGATACAATCGTCCACGGCACATTGTAAACTCGTTTTTGGAACAGTTTAAGAGCTTGCCAACAACTACAAAGATCGATGCAACAGTTCTACGGAAGGTTTCGGACGGAGCAAACGAAATTGTTCGTGGATTGGATGCGGTGAATCAGAAGGGACGCGACTGTTGGATCATAAATCTAGCCCTAGAGAAACTTGACGCTGACACACGGCGCAGGTGGATTGAGCGCAGCATGGAGACAGATTCACACACTGTAGAGGAATTCTTCACGTTTCTCGATTCTCGCTGCGAGGAACTGGAGCTGAGCAAAAGGGAGCTTGCGACTGGAAGCAAGGCAACAACACAtcctgaaaaaccaaaacgGATCACACAATCGATGGTTGCGGGTGAAAGTAGTGGCTGCACCAAATGTAGTTCTACAGAACACACTCTATATGGCTGTCAGCAGTTTCTGGATATGTCTGGACTGCAGAGGCGATCATTTGTGAAGGAGAAATCATCATGGGGTCAACAGGTGCAAGTCAACATACAAGTGCAGGCAATGCAAAGGAAATCATCACTCCCTTCTTCATGTTCAACCGAATCCACAGGGTAGTGGGAATCTTGCCCAGATAGCGGAGGGGGACGAGCAAAACTTAAGCGCGTCTAACACAAACCCAGTGACACTCAGTCATTTGGCCCAAGGAGCGGGCACCCAAAAGGTTGTACAACCCtagtcaaaaatattttcacaaCACACAAATCTTTGCACATCCCAACTTCTTTTAGTTGTtattcttgttgttgttgaacAATATCCCTGAAGCAACACAAAAAGAAATGCGAAAGATAGCGGTTCATAGGACAACGCTAAAGGCAAAAGAAAAATAGCTTATCAGTTGTCAAAAGTATTTACACACGTTTTATTCGCGTCAGAAGTAATTTCACAAAACTTAGATTAATTTATTTCAGCTTAATATCTAATTTTTACAAAagattttcttaattttataaaaatacattattaatatttagTTACACCACCTTTGGCATCAATGACAGCTTGTAGTCTATTAGGTATTGACCTTACCAAAGTTTGGGAAAATTCAAGGGTCAATTTTGACCAAATTTCGTCAATTTCAGCGATGACTCCGTCGCGTTTTCTATTTTTATCAATGGttctttgatttttttataaaagccCAAACGTTTTCGATGATATTTAGGTCTGGGCTTTGTGGGGGCCAAGGAAGGACCGCCTGATTAAGGCCGCTCAAAAATTTGGTCGGTATCCTACCCTTGTGGCATGGAGCATTGTCCTGCTGAAGAATCCATTCATAA is a genomic window of Drosophila suzukii chromosome 2L, CBGP_Dsuzu_IsoJpt1.0, whole genome shotgun sequence containing:
- the LOC136117842 gene encoding uncharacterized protein, coding for MLFEQHLQRMEFLKATLEDLEEKELIHSKFGFHYKLCPWSDDDASSGPDTYFAKAFDRVGIHSIMDELKVWKIGPKIAKYIFNFLTNRKISVLANKVYSTSQSLDNGIPQGSPLSVILFVIAYNKLNQIIAKQKNCQFTAYADDYTIIYKLNKKTTNLNIDPLFREILVCRTAPTNSYSQKFHHLKTLLVDEAANLVRHLAITDTAYNTAWERLKERYNRPRHIVNSFLEQFKSLPTTTKIDATVLRKVSDGANEIVRGLDAVNQKGRDCWIINLALEKLDADTRRRWIERSMETDSHTVEEFFTFLDSRCEELELSKRELATGSKATTHPEKPKRITQSMVAGESSGCTKCSSTEHTLYGCQQFLDMSGLQRRSFVKEKSSWGQQVQVNIQGSGNLAQIAEGDEQNLSASNTNPVTLSHLAQGAGTQKVVQP